CCTGATTTGGGAAAAGTGACCGGACGGGTCACCGTTTATTGGGTGGGAACGGCGGCGGCTGATACGGCGCTGACCACGTTGTGGCGTGATCCCAGAACCCGTTTAGAAGGAGGCGTCACCGCTTCCATTACTCTACCGGCCCTCAAGGGGATCGCAAGAGATATCGCCGTTGCCTATCAAGGCACGTTTACAGGCAATGCGACGGAGGTGGTATGGACGTTGGCACCGGGAGTTCCGCTTGAGGCGACGATCAATAGTCAAACCCTCTTCTTTCATGAGGTGCTGCGGAATATCGTTCCGCGGGGAGATCAGCCCATACGGATCGAGCATTCGCAGCCGCTTCACGGCGCGGTGTATTGGTCCGAATCACCAGTGCGGACGGTCATGGCCAGCCCCGTGCGCGTCAGGTATGGGCGGACGCCGGAATCACTCGTTGTGGAGGCGGAAGCGTCCCGTGCCGAATGGAAGGGAGGGGAGCTTTCAACCCTGGAAGGAACGTATCGCGTCTCGGGATCTCTTCCCAGAACCGTTGCCGAAACTCTGTTCGCCCATGAAGTCTCGGCCGATATCCAGGGGAGCCTCAGAATCAAACGCGGAAGAGTGCAGGGAACGGTGTCCTCGTCCTCTTCTCTAAAAGTCGGGCAGATCGAACGCGAGGCACTGTTCATTCCGAACGCCACGTTTCAGTGGCACGACTCTTTCTCTGTCCAATGTGAGGTGGCTGCGTTTCGATGCAGCGGAGGGCCGGCGACCGTCGGAGTTCGGATACCTTCGCTGAGAGTAATGGGACGGGAAGTCCACGTGGCTCAGGGACTCTTGACGTTGCAACTGGCGGAAGTGGCGGGGCGTTCGTGGCATACGCAAGGGAAATTTTCGCTGCAAGGCGTGTCGCCGAATCTCCTGCCGTGGAAAGTACAACCGACGGACTGGAATGTTCGGTTTCTGGCCAATCAAGCGGGAATCAAGGCCGACCTTCACATTGAAACCCCGTTTCAAGACCGCCTTGTGTTTGCGGAAATCGATCAACCGTTGATGACGGGAGAAGGGATGCTCCACGCCACCATCGGGCCCGTCGATTTCGATGGCACGGAGCATAAACTGGGTAATCTGGTGACAAAGATGCCCTGGCCCCTCGAATTTGTCGAGGGACGGATGACGTCCACTCTTGACGTCTTATGGGTGGGCGGATGGGGTGATCGGAGAGAAGAGTTTCGAGTGATGTCGGGATCGGGAACGGTCGTGGCGGAGAAGTTGTCAGGCCGGTATGAAGACTATGTGTTTAAGAACGCCAACACAATGGTGACCATTCGGGCGGGCGGTCCCAACTCAGCCGTCACCGTGGAGCCGGCGCAAGTTTCCGTCGCGTCCATACGGTCAGGCGTCGAAATAACCAATTGTTCCGCGAGGATCGGAGGCGCATGGAGACTGGCCCATGCATCGCCGACCCTTGAATTGTCTAACGTCAGGTGCGAGGCGTTCGGCGGGTCGATCACGAGCGACGGATGGGTTGTGGACCACACCCGTTCTCAGTATCAGATGACCGTCTCCCTTCATGATCTGGACCTTGCCAAGATTTTGAATATCGAGCCCAATCGGGGCCTTCAGGGTACGGGAACACTGAATGGAACCTTGCCGATCGTGATCAATCCGTCGGGGATTACGATCAAGGACGGCCTCTTGATTTCGTCGCCGCCCGGGGGAATCATTAGCTACACCGCGTCCGAGGATTCTTTGAAATCATTCGCCGAGACGAACGCCGAGCTCCATCTGGTCGCTCAGGCCTTGAGCAATTTTCACTACACGGTGCTCAGGAGCGGAGTGGATTATGCCGAAAACGGAACGCTGCTGCTCACCGCGCGATTAGAGGGAAAGAACCCGGATCTCAAGACGGTGCCGCCGATTCACT
This sequence is a window from Candidatus Nitrospira inopinata. Protein-coding genes within it:
- a CDS encoding YdbH domain-containing protein — encoded protein: MDNRLAVLRGEAFSRRNQFPLLLGLIVLTGIYLLLPLGASYLLARELSQYGYERVIVQLGYPGIEGIHVPVVSLQQNLGGETLLMSLTNVEIQYSLPKLVRGHVDSVILPDVAVQVLTTHRQSADEAGDVTESEEDADDELPWSFLTVNDLLRRLPILPFDELRLDRVSIFREKATGPLRKVTISGSVRYREGEVNGHLSFQGQNTVSYGLTISGSSASTWSAVLVSQRLHTVPIVSWESQAHSSGEQIQVKGRLDVNVREFAPFIALLVPIGPDLGKVTGRVTVYWVGTAAADTALTTLWRDPRTRLEGGVTASITLPALKGIARDIAVAYQGTFTGNATEVVWTLAPGVPLEATINSQTLFFHEVLRNIVPRGDQPIRIEHSQPLHGAVYWSESPVRTVMASPVRVRYGRTPESLVVEAEASRAEWKGGELSTLEGTYRVSGSLPRTVAETLFAHEVSADIQGSLRIKRGRVQGTVSSSSSLKVGQIEREALFIPNATFQWHDSFSVQCEVAAFRCSGGPATVGVRIPSLRVMGREVHVAQGLLTLQLAEVAGRSWHTQGKFSLQGVSPNLLPWKVQPTDWNVRFLANQAGIKADLHIETPFQDRLVFAEIDQPLMTGEGMLHATIGPVDFDGTEHKLGNLVTKMPWPLEFVEGRMTSTLDVLWVGGWGDRREEFRVMSGSGTVVAEKLSGRYEDYVFKNANTMVTIRAGGPNSAVTVEPAQVSVASIRSGVEITNCSARIGGAWRLAHASPTLELSNVRCEAFGGSITSDGWVVDHTRSQYQMTVSLHDLDLAKILNIEPNRGLQGTGTLNGTLPIVINPSGITIKDGLLISSPPGGIISYTASEDSLKSFAETNAELHLVAQALSNFHYTVLRSGVDYAENGTLLLTARLEGKNPDLKTVPPIHFNLTVQEHIPSLLKSLRVVEELERTVERKFKRP